From a region of the Hymenobacter jejuensis genome:
- a CDS encoding LytR/AlgR family response regulator transcription factor: MNKLRCIAVDDEPLALGLVCAFIEQTPFLELVGRYASAVEALRGLHELGAIDLIFLDIQMPDLNGIELARVLDRGRPGTGPRIIFTTAFNQFALEGYRVDALDYLVKPFNYEEFLRAATKAHAYAGLLQVPAAPAAALPAPAPEPEDEYLFLKVEYQLVRVAFNDILYVEGLKDYVKVHLQSAPKPILSLTSLKALEEKLPPRRFMRIHRSFIVALDQIHAVTRNSVQIGEVTIPVSDQYKEVFTQFLSRWT, encoded by the coding sequence ATGAACAAGCTCCGTTGCATTGCCGTCGACGACGAGCCGCTGGCCCTCGGACTGGTATGTGCTTTCATCGAACAAACGCCGTTTCTGGAGCTGGTAGGCCGCTACGCCAGCGCCGTAGAAGCGCTCCGGGGTTTGCACGAGCTGGGCGCCATCGACCTGATTTTCCTGGACATCCAAATGCCCGACCTCAACGGCATCGAGCTGGCACGCGTGCTCGACCGCGGCCGGCCGGGCACGGGCCCGCGCATCATTTTCACGACGGCATTCAACCAGTTTGCTCTGGAAGGCTACCGCGTCGATGCGCTCGATTACCTCGTGAAACCCTTTAATTATGAGGAGTTTCTGCGGGCGGCCACCAAAGCCCACGCTTACGCCGGGCTGCTGCAAGTGCCTGCTGCGCCAGCGGCGGCGCTCCCCGCTCCGGCTCCGGAGCCCGAAGACGAATACCTGTTTTTAAAGGTCGAATACCAGCTGGTGCGGGTGGCTTTCAACGATATCCTGTACGTCGAAGGGCTCAAGGACTACGTGAAAGTGCATCTGCAAAGCGCCCCGAAGCCTATTCTGTCGCTTACCAGCCTCAAAGCACTGGAAGAAAAACTACCACCCCGGCGCTTCATGCGCATTCACCGCTCATTTATCGTGGCCCTCGACCAGATCCACGCCGTGACGCGCAATTCCGTGCAGATTGGCGAAGTCACAATTCCCGTCAGCGACCAGTACAAGGAAGTCTTCACGCAATTCCTCAGCCGCTGGACGTAA
- a CDS encoding sensor histidine kinase — translation MASFSIRRYISPLIQVLAWGVLGLMLLLFQPLSWRVTLPDQFWVKQGVLFCLWVGLFYVNAFVWVPRLLFRGHTAWFIVAISVSIVIVLGLNNLVESWLHLPDLMYRAFHPEGGRPRGMRRGGPWFDMGALLITLLVLGISTSVTAVQKWQKDAQIRQDLEQQKVSSELSFLKAQINPHFFFNTLNNIYALTVVNVELARQALHTLSRMMRYVLYETQTGTTLLSQELLFLQDYIALMQLRLTDKVTVSFERPEPMHDVPIAPMLLLPFVENAFKHGVSATLPSRIYVAVRQFGPTLELEVRNTIFSDKRLSLDESNGIGLTNTRRRLDLLYSGQYQLAVTEQTPEQEYLVHLTLQTL, via the coding sequence ATGGCTTCTTTCTCCATCCGACGCTACATTTCCCCGCTCATTCAGGTGCTGGCGTGGGGTGTGCTCGGCCTGATGCTGCTCTTGTTTCAGCCCCTGTCGTGGCGCGTGACGCTCCCTGATCAGTTCTGGGTGAAGCAGGGCGTGCTGTTTTGCCTGTGGGTAGGGCTGTTTTATGTCAATGCGTTTGTGTGGGTGCCGCGGCTGCTGTTTCGGGGCCATACGGCATGGTTTATCGTGGCCATCAGCGTTTCGATCGTTATCGTTTTGGGCCTCAACAACCTGGTCGAGTCGTGGTTGCACCTCCCCGACCTCATGTATCGGGCTTTTCACCCCGAAGGAGGCCGGCCCCGCGGCATGCGCCGGGGCGGACCGTGGTTCGACATGGGGGCTTTGCTCATCACGCTGCTGGTGCTGGGCATCAGCACCAGCGTGACGGCGGTGCAGAAGTGGCAAAAAGACGCCCAGATTAGGCAAGACCTTGAGCAGCAAAAGGTTAGCTCCGAGCTCTCGTTTCTGAAAGCCCAGATCAATCCGCACTTCTTTTTCAATACGCTCAACAACATCTACGCCCTGACGGTGGTGAATGTGGAGCTGGCCCGGCAGGCCTTGCACACGCTCTCGCGCATGATGCGCTACGTGCTCTACGAAACCCAAACGGGCACCACGCTGCTCAGCCAGGAGCTGCTGTTTTTGCAGGACTACATCGCCCTGATGCAGTTGCGCCTGACCGACAAAGTAACCGTTTCCTTTGAGCGCCCCGAACCCATGCACGACGTGCCCATCGCGCCCATGTTGCTGCTGCCGTTCGTAGAAAATGCGTTTAAGCACGGCGTGAGCGCCACGTTGCCCAGCCGCATTTACGTGGCGGTGCGCCAATTCGGACCGACATTGGAGTTGGAAGTGCGTAATACCATATTCTCCGATAAGCGGCTGTCGCTGGACGAAAGCAATGGCATCGGGCTGACCAACACGCGCCGCCGCCTCGATTTGTTGTACTCCGGTCAGTACCAGCTCGCCGTCACCGAACAGACGCCCGAACAAGAGTATCTGGTGCATTTAACCCTGCAAACCCTATGA
- a CDS encoding TonB-dependent receptor domain-containing protein, whose amino-acid sequence MKKLLFLLTLAGSSQIAFAQMPQVGSPAGPARPQMPAGAMPAAEGSGRITGTVVDAGTQKPVPFATVALINAATGKPIDGTAADDDGKFTLTKVPAGTYKLQYSFIGYKTIEKEGIVVTEKGGAFPQGTIQLASTSQQLKEVVVQGQRALITEKVDRTVYNAENDQTTRGGDATDVLKRVPALSVDLDGNVSLRGNQNVRVLINNKPSSIAASSIADALKQIPADQIKSVEVITSPSAKYDAEGSGGIINIITKKDNLQGKSLGVDVSGGTRGANLGLNGSYRVGKMAFSLGGFGRAGYNTPGSFSNDQRTYSILNNDLSTRTLRTRTTQEADTRQNQVFGRYNFGWDYDINKYNSISASVQYGLRNSVNYQDNLLSNTYLQNETQAASGSNRNVRTNDKSNNVDLSLGYTHTSETPQKEFSLLGVYSRNNRNNDFTSNILSEFGNANISTLAAPYRLRNLNDSYNQELTLQADYQTPIGTNQLLEFGGKDIMRKVNSTYTYLQSPGLDGEFEPLATGGTRGINLNNEFNYNQNVAAAYAAYTLSFLKSYTLKAGARYEYTTIDANFRTNDTTSIPSYGVLVPSLNLSRKLANGNVLKASFNRRIQRPSIQFLNPNLQASNPKSATKGEPQLRPEYTNNYELGYNTFLKSVSLNMSAFVRNTTGSIQPVRRPVTANEILAYSLSPDAILTSYANIGQENAYGVSLFANVNVGNKFTLSGGPDMYYATLRNNVSDVTLNARNEGWVVSGRAFGNYNFSKGWGVQAFGFMRGRQVQLQGYQGAFGIYSLSLKKDFAEKKGSIGFGAENFFTPNTRIRNEVNSALVSQNSTNVLNRMNFKININYRIGKLSVADQRPRRKKSVNNDDLKEGGDDASGGGLQGGGVQGGGAPAGGARPSGAPSGAGGQRTGSYPGTGAPSGVRPNAAPASGTVPASGTAPASNVAPASDSTAAPVAAPATDSTATPTTTPAMPAQPVVTPTQTGVPVPTSAPATTPAPVSTPVPTKPQP is encoded by the coding sequence ATGAAGAAGCTTTTATTCCTTTTGACGCTGGCTGGTAGTAGCCAAATCGCGTTTGCCCAAATGCCGCAAGTCGGTAGTCCTGCCGGGCCAGCCCGACCCCAGATGCCCGCCGGCGCCATGCCGGCCGCCGAGGGCAGCGGCCGCATCACCGGCACGGTAGTAGACGCCGGTACGCAAAAGCCGGTGCCTTTTGCCACGGTAGCCCTCATCAATGCGGCCACAGGCAAACCCATCGACGGCACGGCTGCTGATGACGACGGCAAGTTTACCCTCACCAAGGTGCCCGCCGGTACTTATAAGCTCCAGTACAGTTTCATTGGCTACAAAACCATTGAAAAAGAAGGCATTGTCGTAACCGAAAAAGGCGGTGCCTTTCCGCAGGGTACCATTCAGCTGGCTTCCACGAGCCAGCAGCTCAAAGAAGTAGTGGTGCAAGGTCAGCGCGCGCTGATCACGGAGAAAGTGGACCGCACGGTGTACAACGCCGAAAACGACCAGACCACCCGCGGCGGCGACGCCACCGACGTGCTCAAGCGCGTGCCTGCGCTCTCCGTCGACCTCGACGGTAATGTGAGCCTGCGCGGCAACCAAAACGTGCGGGTGCTCATCAACAACAAGCCTTCGTCCATTGCGGCCAGCAGCATTGCCGACGCCCTGAAGCAGATTCCGGCCGACCAGATCAAGTCAGTGGAGGTAATTACTTCACCATCAGCCAAATATGATGCAGAGGGCTCGGGCGGCATTATCAACATCATCACCAAGAAAGACAACCTACAGGGCAAAAGCCTGGGCGTAGACGTCAGCGGTGGTACCCGCGGTGCCAACCTGGGCCTCAACGGCAGCTACCGAGTGGGCAAAATGGCCTTTTCGCTGGGCGGCTTCGGCCGGGCCGGCTACAACACGCCCGGCAGCTTTTCCAACGATCAGCGCACTTACAGCATCCTGAACAACGACCTGAGCACGCGCACGCTGCGAACGCGCACCACGCAAGAGGCCGATACGCGTCAGAATCAGGTATTTGGCCGCTACAACTTCGGCTGGGACTACGACATCAACAAGTACAACTCCATTTCGGCCTCGGTGCAGTACGGACTGCGCAACTCGGTTAACTACCAGGATAACCTGTTGTCTAACACGTACTTGCAAAACGAAACGCAGGCTGCCAGTGGCAGCAATCGTAATGTGCGGACCAACGACAAGTCGAACAACGTTGACCTGAGCCTGGGCTACACGCACACTTCCGAAACGCCGCAGAAGGAATTTAGCTTGCTGGGCGTATACAGCCGCAACAACCGCAACAACGACTTCACGAGCAACATCCTCAGCGAGTTCGGCAACGCCAACATCAGCACGCTGGCGGCACCCTATCGGCTCCGAAACCTGAACGATAGCTACAACCAGGAACTAACCCTGCAAGCTGACTATCAGACGCCTATCGGGACCAATCAGCTGCTGGAATTTGGGGGCAAAGACATCATGCGGAAGGTGAACAGCACCTACACCTATCTGCAATCGCCGGGTCTGGATGGAGAATTTGAGCCATTGGCCACCGGCGGCACGCGCGGGATTAACCTGAACAACGAGTTCAACTACAACCAAAACGTGGCCGCGGCCTATGCGGCGTATACGCTTAGCTTCCTGAAGAGCTACACGCTGAAGGCCGGCGCTCGTTACGAATACACGACGATCGACGCGAACTTCCGGACCAACGATACGACCTCTATTCCGTCGTATGGCGTGCTGGTACCCAGCCTGAACCTGTCGCGCAAGCTGGCCAACGGCAACGTGCTAAAGGCCTCGTTCAACCGGCGTATTCAGCGGCCTTCCATTCAGTTCCTGAATCCTAACCTGCAGGCCTCTAACCCAAAGAGTGCTACCAAAGGCGAGCCGCAGCTCCGCCCCGAGTACACCAACAACTACGAGCTCGGCTACAACACCTTCCTGAAGAGCGTTTCGCTTAACATGTCGGCATTTGTGCGCAACACCACGGGTTCGATTCAACCGGTGCGCCGGCCCGTTACGGCCAATGAAATTCTTGCCTATTCCCTGTCTCCAGACGCTATCCTGACGAGCTATGCGAACATCGGCCAGGAGAACGCCTATGGTGTGAGCCTGTTTGCCAACGTGAACGTGGGCAACAAATTTACCCTCAGCGGTGGCCCCGACATGTATTACGCCACCCTGCGCAACAATGTAAGCGACGTAACTCTGAACGCCCGCAACGAGGGCTGGGTCGTGAGCGGCCGCGCATTTGGTAACTACAACTTCAGCAAGGGCTGGGGCGTGCAGGCCTTCGGGTTTATGCGCGGTCGGCAGGTGCAGCTGCAAGGCTACCAAGGGGCATTCGGCATCTATAGCCTGAGCCTGAAGAAAGATTTTGCCGAGAAAAAAGGCAGCATCGGTTTTGGGGCTGAGAACTTCTTTACGCCCAATACCCGCATTCGCAACGAGGTAAACTCGGCGTTGGTGTCGCAAAACAGCACCAATGTGCTGAACCGCATGAACTTCAAAATCAACATCAACTACCGCATTGGTAAGTTGAGTGTGGCCGATCAACGTCCGCGCCGTAAGAAGTCCGTCAACAACGACGACCTGAAAGAAGGCGGTGACGACGCTTCGGGCGGTGGTCTGCAAGGTGGTGGTGTGCAAGGCGGCGGTGCTCCGGCAGGCGGCGCTCGCCCAAGCGGTGCCCCGAGCGGCGCCGGTGGGCAGCGTACTGGTAGCTATCCGGGCACGGGCGCTCCGAGCGGAGTACGACCCAATGCAGCTCCGGCTTCCGGTACGGTACCCGCTTCCGGTACTGCCCCGGCTTCTAACGTAGCTCCCGCCTCTGATAGCACTGCCGCGCCCGTAGCGGCCCCTGCTACTGATAGCACAGCCACGCCCACTACTACGCCGGCTATGCCCGCTCAGCCAGTGGTAACGCCTACCCAAACCGGTGTACCCGTACCGACTTCGGCACCTGCTACCACACCGGCTCCAGTTAGCACTCCAGTTCCAACGAAGCCCCAGCCCTAA
- a CDS encoding DUF983 domain-containing protein, whose protein sequence is MARIDSSTLALLALRCPRCHEGPLFSRPAFSTGFAEMPEACPVCGQRYEPEPGFYWGAMYVSFAFSVAIFAISGVLLYYLAGDPAVWVYVLTVAVASVVTMPLAFRYSRALMLYWFGGVDYDPHWNDQVMLTQTGN, encoded by the coding sequence ATGGCTAGAATAGATTCTTCCACGTTGGCTTTGTTGGCGTTGCGCTGCCCGCGCTGCCACGAAGGGCCGCTGTTTTCGCGGCCGGCGTTCAGTACCGGTTTTGCCGAAATGCCCGAAGCCTGCCCCGTTTGCGGCCAGCGCTACGAGCCCGAGCCCGGCTTTTATTGGGGTGCGATGTACGTAAGCTTCGCCTTCTCGGTGGCCATCTTTGCCATCAGCGGCGTGCTGCTTTACTACCTAGCTGGCGACCCTGCCGTGTGGGTGTATGTACTAACGGTAGCAGTAGCCTCCGTCGTGACGATGCCGCTGGCATTTCGTTATTCCCGCGCCCTCATGCTGTATTGGTTCGGCGGCGTTGACTACGACCCGCACTGGAACGATCAGGTGATGCTGACGCAAACAGGAAACTAG
- a CDS encoding helix-turn-helix transcriptional regulator, which translates to MKAPALPIFALESFPQQPKPRKPYYIERLETHVAKFPGVSVPHAHDFYLLLYVTAGHGQHTIDLVPYELRAGSFFFMTPGQVHNWSLSEAARGFIVFFDADFYLFRYPGSRLYEYPFFDNAHAPVLYLPPDEPDFRLLFERMFAENASAYDNQAEVFRSYLYLSLELAARHYQGQPRHAPTHGQEQIRAFSSLLNQHFRTQRTVSEYADMLHITANHLNAVCRRLLNKTASALIQERVIVEAQRLLQHSSQTVAEVAYALGFEDTSYFSRYFRKHTGLTPEAFRLHP; encoded by the coding sequence ATGAAAGCTCCGGCCCTCCCGATTTTTGCGCTCGAATCGTTTCCGCAGCAGCCGAAGCCGCGCAAACCCTACTACATCGAACGGCTGGAAACGCACGTGGCGAAGTTTCCGGGCGTGAGCGTGCCGCATGCCCACGACTTTTACCTACTGCTGTACGTTACGGCTGGGCACGGGCAGCACACCATCGACTTGGTGCCGTACGAGCTGCGCGCGGGCAGCTTTTTCTTCATGACGCCGGGGCAGGTGCACAACTGGTCGCTGTCGGAAGCGGCACGGGGCTTTATCGTATTTTTCGACGCCGATTTTTACCTGTTCCGCTATCCGGGCAGCCGTCTGTACGAGTACCCGTTTTTCGACAATGCGCACGCGCCGGTGCTGTACCTGCCGCCCGACGAACCGGATTTTCGGCTGCTGTTCGAGCGGATGTTTGCCGAAAACGCCAGCGCCTACGACAACCAAGCAGAGGTTTTCCGTTCTTATCTGTACCTGAGTTTGGAGTTAGCGGCCCGACACTACCAAGGCCAGCCGCGCCACGCGCCCACGCACGGACAGGAGCAAATCAGGGCGTTCAGCAGCTTGCTCAACCAGCATTTTCGCACCCAGCGCACGGTAAGCGAATACGCTGATATGCTGCATATTACGGCCAACCACCTGAATGCAGTATGTCGGCGCCTGCTCAACAAAACTGCCAGTGCGCTCATTCAGGAGCGCGTGATTGTGGAGGCGCAGCGCCTGCTTCAGCACTCGTCGCAAACGGTGGCAGAGGTGGCATACGCGCTCGGGTTTGAGGATACGTCGTACTTCAGCCGCTATTTTCGGAAGCATACCGGCCTTACGCCCGAAGCTTTTCGCCTGCATCCGTGA
- a CDS encoding alpha-amylase family glycosyl hydrolase, translated as MPDFIRSDDSFFQVKHPSWAQNASIYEVNVRQYTPEGTFRAFEAHLPRLQKMGITIVWLMPVHPIGQVHRKGTLGSQYAVQDYYGVNPEFGTLDDLRHLVQTAHALGLYVLLDWVANHTSWDNPLAQAHPEWYVRDATGQFVPPVPDWQDVIALDYRQPALRRYMTHALCYWVREVGIDGYRCDVAGLVPTDFWNAVRPELEQIKPVFMLAEWDELYPSGGLTFENFDPNTRLLEQAFDMTFGLRLHYLLDHIAEGKQSVDEIDTYLAAERAAYPPSVYLMHFTSNHDVNSWDGTEYERLGPNVLPMAVLTVLLPGMPLVYSGQEAALQKRLAFFDKDTIDWKGYPLEAFYTTLLQMKKRHPALLNGDRASRFQRLATPSDAGLYAFVREKAEAAVVTAVNLGDADNHLIINDLPSGSYRDIFTGEVVSLTPGTSVEVPAHSYRVFERLLE; from the coding sequence GTGCCCGATTTCATCCGTTCCGACGATTCTTTTTTTCAGGTCAAGCACCCGAGCTGGGCGCAAAACGCCAGCATTTACGAGGTAAACGTGCGCCAGTACACGCCCGAAGGCACCTTTCGGGCCTTTGAAGCCCACTTGCCCCGCCTGCAAAAGATGGGCATTACTATCGTTTGGCTGATGCCAGTTCATCCCATTGGGCAGGTGCACCGCAAGGGTACGCTGGGCAGTCAATACGCGGTGCAGGATTACTACGGCGTTAATCCGGAGTTTGGGACGCTCGACGATCTGCGGCATTTGGTGCAAACGGCGCACGCGCTGGGCCTGTATGTGCTGCTCGATTGGGTGGCCAACCACACCAGTTGGGATAACCCGCTGGCCCAAGCGCACCCCGAGTGGTACGTGCGGGACGCAACGGGCCAGTTTGTGCCGCCCGTACCGGACTGGCAGGATGTTATTGCGCTCGACTACCGCCAGCCGGCCCTGCGTCGCTACATGACCCACGCCCTGTGCTACTGGGTGCGCGAAGTGGGCATCGACGGGTATCGGTGCGACGTGGCCGGCCTGGTGCCTACAGATTTCTGGAATGCTGTGCGCCCGGAGCTGGAGCAGATTAAGCCCGTGTTTATGCTGGCCGAATGGGACGAGCTGTACCCGTCGGGCGGACTTACTTTCGAGAACTTCGACCCCAATACGCGCCTATTGGAGCAAGCCTTCGACATGACGTTTGGCCTGCGCCTGCATTACCTGCTCGATCATATCGCGGAAGGCAAACAGTCTGTTGATGAGATCGATACGTACCTGGCCGCCGAGCGCGCGGCTTACCCACCGAGCGTGTATTTGATGCACTTCACCAGCAACCACGACGTGAACAGCTGGGACGGTACCGAGTACGAGCGCCTGGGCCCGAACGTGCTGCCGATGGCTGTGCTCACGGTGCTGCTGCCGGGCATGCCGCTCGTCTACAGTGGCCAGGAAGCGGCGCTGCAAAAGCGGCTAGCCTTTTTCGACAAGGACACCATCGACTGGAAGGGCTATCCGCTGGAGGCCTTTTACACTACGCTGCTGCAAATGAAAAAGCGTCATCCGGCGCTGCTCAACGGCGATCGGGCCAGCCGGTTTCAGAGGCTTGCTACGCCATCTGATGCGGGCTTGTATGCGTTTGTGCGCGAGAAAGCAGAAGCAGCTGTGGTAACAGCCGTCAATTTGGGTGATGCTGATAATCATCTTATTATCAACGATTTACCAAGTGGTTCTTATCGCGATATTTTTACGGGTGAAGTGGTTTCACTGACTCCGGGCACGTCGGTTGAGGTGCCGGCCCACAGTTATCGCGTATTTGAGCGGCTTTTGGAGTAA